One region of Bernardetia sp. genomic DNA includes:
- the rpsA gene encoding 30S ribosomal protein S1, with protein MSNSNTSAGEINWEELESNKTGFGAGYKDARQQELADLYEETLTAFSENELVTGTIVGVTDREAIVNIGHKSDGLVSLSEFRDLPELKAGDQVTVYVEKQEDANGQILLSRRKAMALQAWKKIEESHQGDEVIEGIIKRRTKGGLIADIFGIEAFLPGSQIDVKPIRDFDIYVDKKMELKVVKINYANDNVVVSHKILIEKDLEKQRLQILDNLERGQVLEGVVKNITNFGAFVDLGGVDGLLHITDISWGRISHPNEVLELDQKLNVVVLDFDEDKKRISLGMKQLQEHPWDSLEASLEVGTKVEGRIVNVADYGAFLEIKPGVEGLIHVSEMSWSQHLRNPQEFLSINDTVEAVILTIDREERKMSLGIKQLTEDPWTKDEVKTKYASGERHTGTVRNLTNYGLFLELEEGIDGLVHISDLSWTRKFKHPSEFIKVGEQLEVQVLELDTEQRRLALSHKHMEENPWDTFEGIFTPNSVHKGTLVNKNDKGANIELPYGVQGFASTKHLTLEETGKTAEVGDNIDFKVVEFSKDEQRIILSHVATYRSGKEEAPAKKKSKGEANAETTSKAKEMKKSKDLETTSSLGDNSALSQLKDDMTNDEGK; from the coding sequence ATGAGTAATTCAAACACTTCAGCAGGCGAAATCAATTGGGAAGAATTAGAGTCTAACAAAACAGGCTTTGGTGCTGGCTACAAAGATGCACGCCAACAAGAACTCGCAGACCTTTACGAAGAAACACTTACTGCTTTTTCTGAAAACGAACTTGTTACAGGAACTATCGTAGGTGTTACAGACCGTGAGGCTATCGTAAACATTGGACATAAATCTGACGGACTTGTATCTCTTTCAGAATTTAGAGATTTGCCAGAGCTTAAAGCTGGCGACCAAGTAACGGTTTATGTAGAAAAGCAAGAAGATGCAAACGGACAAATTTTACTTTCTCGTCGTAAGGCTATGGCTCTTCAAGCGTGGAAGAAAATTGAAGAATCGCACCAAGGAGATGAAGTTATCGAAGGAATTATCAAACGCCGTACAAAAGGTGGTTTGATTGCAGATATCTTTGGTATTGAGGCATTTTTACCAGGTTCACAAATTGATGTTAAGCCAATTCGTGATTTTGATATTTATGTAGATAAGAAAATGGAATTGAAAGTTGTCAAAATCAATTATGCAAACGACAACGTAGTAGTTTCTCACAAAATTCTTATTGAGAAAGACCTTGAAAAACAACGTCTTCAAATTCTTGATAACCTTGAGAGAGGACAAGTATTGGAAGGTGTAGTGAAAAATATCACTAATTTCGGTGCTTTTGTTGATTTAGGTGGTGTGGACGGATTACTTCACATTACAGATATTTCTTGGGGTCGTATCAGCCATCCAAACGAAGTATTAGAATTAGACCAAAAACTTAATGTTGTTGTTCTTGACTTTGATGAGGACAAAAAACGTATTTCATTAGGTATGAAACAACTTCAAGAGCATCCTTGGGATTCGCTTGAAGCAAGCCTAGAAGTAGGAACAAAAGTAGAAGGACGTATTGTGAATGTTGCTGATTATGGTGCATTCTTAGAAATCAAACCAGGTGTTGAAGGTTTGATTCACGTTTCTGAAATGTCTTGGTCGCAGCACTTACGCAACCCACAAGAATTCTTAAGCATCAATGATACAGTAGAAGCTGTTATCTTGACTATTGACCGTGAAGAGCGTAAGATGTCTTTAGGTATTAAGCAACTTACTGAAGACCCTTGGACAAAAGACGAAGTAAAAACAAAATATGCTTCTGGAGAGCGTCATACAGGTACAGTTCGTAACCTTACTAACTATGGTCTTTTCTTAGAATTAGAAGAAGGTATTGATGGACTTGTTCATATTTCTGACCTTTCTTGGACTCGTAAATTCAAGCACCCATCTGAGTTTATTAAAGTAGGTGAACAGTTGGAAGTACAAGTATTAGAACTTGATACAGAACAGCGTCGTTTGGCTCTTAGCCACAAACACATGGAAGAAAATCCTTGGGATACATTTGAAGGTATTTTCACTCCAAACAGTGTACACAAAGGTACTTTAGTAAACAAGAACGATAAAGGAGCAAATATTGAGCTTCCTTATGGTGTACAAGGTTTTGCTTCTACAAAACACCTTACACTTGAAGAAACTGGCAAAACTGCCGAGGTTGGAGACAACATAGACTTCAAAGTAGTAGAGTTTTCTAAGGATGAGCAACGTATCATTCTTTCTCACGTAGCAACTTACCGTAGTGGAAAAGAAGAAGCTCCTGCAAAGAAAAAATCTAAAGGAGAAGCAAATGCAGAAACAACTTCAAAAGCTAAAGAAATGAAAAAGTCTAAAGACTTAGAAACAACTAGCTCTTTGGGAGATAACTCTGCACTTTCTCAGTTGAAAGACGACATGACAAACGATGAAGGCAAATAA
- a CDS encoding Na/Pi symporter: MQHTLKKIVSLLNLPLQNKISKENESKTNLSKLLLHILYVVFIVCLFLASIDMLMSAFRLFGREVASSIFSVSAHPFVGIFIGLLITAILQSSSTVTAMVVAAVAAGTLTIETATPIIMGANVGTTITSAVVALGHISKKKELRKAFAAASLHDFFNVLTACVLFPLEYYTHFLSDLAKIVTELLPFSATSGSFIPPIISIPSNFIVSQLKNYPLLILIFAIACLFLAIHLFVNLLKKRMIGKRRQKIHELFFGNTWKSFSWGFISTAAIQSSSVTTSLVVPLVATRKVNIQKAFPFVVGANIGTTLTTLLAALFKSEAAITIAFVHILFNLIGALLFLALPFMRRIPIILSQRLGVAAMNNRSSGLAYLLIMFFVLPFGMIYSSFQQNDLDLQKINTTNTLQDSSFIQNKKKNNQ; encoded by the coding sequence ATGCAACACACCCTAAAAAAAATAGTATCGCTCTTGAATCTTCCTCTACAAAATAAAATTTCTAAAGAAAACGAAAGTAAGACAAATCTCTCAAAATTGCTACTACATATTTTGTATGTAGTCTTTATTGTGTGTTTGTTTTTAGCGTCGATAGATATGCTAATGAGTGCATTTCGTTTATTTGGAAGGGAAGTGGCAAGCAGTATTTTTTCAGTTTCGGCACATCCTTTTGTTGGTATTTTTATAGGGCTTCTCATTACAGCTATTTTGCAAAGCAGTTCGACTGTTACGGCAATGGTGGTAGCAGCTGTGGCAGCAGGTACGCTCACTATTGAAACAGCAACTCCTATTATTATGGGAGCAAATGTAGGAACGACTATCACAAGCGCAGTAGTGGCTCTAGGACATATCTCAAAAAAGAAAGAACTTCGAAAAGCATTTGCAGCAGCTAGTTTGCACGATTTTTTTAATGTCTTGACGGCTTGTGTTTTGTTTCCCTTAGAATATTATACCCATTTTTTATCTGACCTTGCCAAAATTGTTACAGAACTACTTCCATTTTCTGCTACTTCAGGTAGTTTTATTCCTCCTATTATTTCCATTCCGTCTAACTTTATTGTTAGTCAGTTAAAAAATTATCCATTATTGATTCTCATTTTTGCTATTGCTTGTTTGTTTTTGGCAATTCATCTCTTTGTAAATCTTTTGAAGAAACGGATGATTGGAAAGCGTAGGCAAAAAATACACGAGCTTTTCTTTGGTAATACGTGGAAATCATTTAGCTGGGGATTTATCTCAACAGCAGCTATTCAGTCTAGTTCGGTTACAACATCTTTAGTTGTTCCTTTGGTCGCTACTCGCAAGGTAAATATTCAGAAGGCATTTCCTTTTGTAGTAGGAGCAAATATTGGAACAACACTAACAACACTTTTGGCAGCTCTTTTTAAATCGGAGGCAGCCATTACGATAGCTTTTGTACATATTTTGTTCAATCTTATTGGAGCTTTACTGTTTTTGGCTCTCCCTTTTATGCGCCGTATCCCCATTATACTCTCACAGCGCTTGGGGGTAGCAGCTATGAACAACCGTAGTAGTGGTTTAGCTTATTTGCTTATCATGTTTTTTGTCCTTCCTTTCGGAATGATTTATAGTTCTTTTCAGCAGAATGATTTAGATTTGCAAAAAATAAATACTACAAACACTCTTCAAGACTCCTCTTTCATTCAAAACAAAAAAAAAAATAATCAATAG
- a CDS encoding ATP-binding protein has protein sequence MSALTKKELKTAIENCAKEPIHHLGHVQPHGFLIVFSDDMNILGISENLVEKSKLSFDELVGKCLSIFLGERQTNFLEKKLQPPKSQSKSAFFKTINPLRLFLELEGEKKPFDGIVHQSNHGCILELEPIDLESGEIKKDNFYQISKKSIIRFQHSDNLKELYTVIVEEIQHITGFDRVMLYKFNEEYDGQIVAEVKLEEMNPFYDLWFPSTDIPKQARELYLKNWLRLISDTHYIPSPILLKDDIKDTPLDLTYSTLRSVSPVHIEYLKNMGVEASMSISIIVDGKLWGLVSCHHNSAKYVDYSTRMTAEFFAQLVSLQIDRLQKNELQLDKLEKQTLTEGIIESLKEEKNVYGGMIKKGKSFLKLLDADGVVVLVGADKKKIFKAGITPIDEQIWQMKDWLEIHHSKDLFSSHCLSKDVPEIKLDETICSGALSVPISKEDDSRIIWFREELQQSINWGGKLEKIVLEKDNELVLKPRNSFAKWNQKVECQSKKWTPSEIEAAKSIQSKIFYVVTQNMNEYREELRRKELEQQVRIRTEELTTINEKLGIEINAREEIAKKLKEGMQLLEVTNKELEHFAYVASHDLQEPLRAIASFSQLLEKRYEGQLDEKAAMYIRFIIEGAGRMKDLIMDLLEYSRLHRNETPHKEVQLNDTYQNAIQNLTLQIEETKAEIEIENDFSDIKIMGNSSKLTQLFQNLVGNAIKYRSEATPQIKITYKENKDHFQFTISDNGIGIDPRFADRIFIIFQRLHTKENYEGTGIGLALCQKIVEQHKGKIWLDQEKSQSGKGTTIHFTLGK, from the coding sequence ATGTCTGCTCTTACTAAAAAAGAACTCAAAACAGCTATTGAAAACTGTGCAAAAGAACCTATTCATCATTTAGGTCATGTACAACCTCACGGATTTTTGATAGTTTTTTCTGATGATATGAATATTTTGGGGATAAGTGAGAACTTAGTGGAAAAATCTAAACTAAGTTTTGACGAATTGGTAGGTAAGTGTTTATCTATTTTTTTAGGAGAGAGACAAACCAATTTTCTTGAAAAGAAACTTCAACCTCCAAAATCGCAATCGAAATCAGCTTTTTTCAAAACAATAAATCCACTACGTTTATTTTTAGAACTAGAAGGAGAGAAAAAGCCTTTTGATGGCATTGTTCACCAATCTAATCACGGTTGTATATTAGAACTAGAGCCTATAGACCTAGAAAGTGGCGAGATAAAGAAGGATAATTTTTATCAAATTAGTAAAAAATCAATTATTCGTTTCCAACACTCTGATAACTTAAAAGAACTTTACACTGTCATTGTAGAAGAAATTCAGCATATTACGGGGTTTGATAGAGTAATGCTCTACAAGTTCAATGAAGAGTATGACGGACAAATTGTGGCTGAAGTAAAACTAGAGGAAATGAATCCCTTCTACGATTTGTGGTTTCCTTCTACTGATATTCCCAAGCAAGCACGAGAACTTTATTTAAAGAATTGGTTGCGCCTTATTTCTGATACGCATTATATACCTTCTCCTATTCTTTTAAAAGACGACATTAAAGATACTCCGTTAGATTTGACATATTCCACACTTCGAAGCGTTTCGCCAGTCCATATAGAGTATCTCAAAAATATGGGAGTAGAAGCCTCTATGTCAATTTCTATTATTGTTGATGGAAAACTTTGGGGACTTGTTTCGTGTCATCACAACTCTGCCAAATATGTAGATTATTCTACTCGCATGACTGCCGAATTTTTTGCTCAACTGGTATCTTTACAAATAGATAGATTACAAAAAAATGAGCTTCAATTAGATAAATTAGAAAAACAAACTCTTACAGAAGGCATAATCGAATCTCTCAAAGAAGAAAAAAATGTATATGGAGGAATGATTAAAAAAGGAAAATCTTTTTTGAAACTCTTGGATGCTGATGGTGTGGTGGTTTTGGTAGGAGCAGATAAGAAAAAAATCTTTAAAGCAGGAATAACTCCCATAGACGAGCAAATCTGGCAAATGAAAGATTGGTTAGAAATCCATCACTCTAAAGATTTGTTTAGCTCTCACTGTCTTTCTAAAGATGTTCCAGAAATAAAACTAGATGAAACCATCTGTTCTGGCGCACTAAGTGTACCTATTTCAAAGGAAGACGACAGCCGTATTATCTGGTTTAGGGAAGAACTCCAACAGAGTATCAACTGGGGAGGAAAACTAGAAAAAATAGTTTTAGAAAAAGACAATGAACTGGTTTTAAAACCAAGAAATTCATTTGCCAAATGGAATCAGAAGGTAGAATGTCAGTCAAAAAAATGGACACCATCAGAAATAGAAGCTGCCAAAAGCATTCAGTCTAAGATTTTTTATGTTGTAACACAAAACATGAACGAGTATAGAGAAGAGTTGAGGAGAAAAGAACTAGAACAGCAAGTCAGAATCCGAACCGAAGAACTGACTACTATAAATGAGAAATTAGGCATAGAAATAAATGCAAGAGAAGAAATTGCTAAAAAGCTAAAAGAAGGAATGCAACTCTTGGAAGTTACCAACAAAGAGCTAGAACATTTTGCTTATGTGGCTTCTCACGATTTGCAAGAGCCTCTGCGTGCTATTGCTAGTTTTAGTCAGCTTTTAGAAAAACGCTACGAAGGGCAGTTAGATGAAAAAGCGGCTATGTATATTCGCTTCATAATTGAAGGGGCAGGAAGAATGAAAGACCTTATAATGGACTTGTTGGAATACTCTAGGTTACACAGAAATGAAACTCCACACAAAGAAGTTCAATTAAATGATACATATCAGAATGCCATTCAGAATCTTACACTCCAAATTGAAGAAACAAAAGCAGAGATAGAAATAGAAAATGATTTTTCTGATATAAAAATCATGGGCAACTCGTCCAAACTCACACAGCTTTTTCAAAACCTTGTAGGTAATGCAATTAAGTATCGTTCAGAGGCAACGCCTCAAATAAAAATTACATACAAAGAAAATAAAGACCACTTTCAATTTACTATTTCAGATAATGGAATAGGTATTGACCCAAGATTTGCAGACCGAATATTTATCATATTTCAACGTCTGCATACAAAAGAAAACTATGAAGGAACAGGCATTGGACTTGCGCTCTGCCAAAAGATAGTAGAACAACACAAAGGAAAAATTTGGTTAGACCAAGAAAAAAGCCAATCAGGAAAAGGAACAACAATACACTTTACCTTAGGAAAATAA
- a CDS encoding sensor histidine kinase: MNSNLNNIHILLVEDSLSDQFLMQEILEKTTFPISNLTITESLASATNILSKNKIDLVFLDLSLPDSHGLETCKAITENHYGIPIIVLTGLNDVHVGLEAISLGAADYIVKGTLDEYGMERAILYALQRNETQRQITKTMDMLRGYNQKLEQFAHIISHDLMSPIVSIKASIQLYELEKKHNDLTQTAEEVMKEVGEGVDKLHNKLKSLVKTLVEQQTSGSKFDTILLSSFTEKVIRDMKDIYNQPDIDIEVDLDEEQKISFVPDLMYSIMQNLLSNAIKYRSPKRSPKIKIWAEPQEEYYCLNIEDNGIGIDMEANKNKLFGMFQRLHEENTDIDGRGIGLHLVRNIVYSNGGKIDVTSQVDVGTKFSIFLPREPRFI; this comes from the coding sequence ATGAACTCAAATCTGAATAATATCCACATACTTTTAGTAGAAGATAGCCTTTCTGACCAATTTCTGATGCAAGAGATATTAGAAAAAACAACTTTCCCTATAAGTAACCTTACTATAACAGAAAGTCTAGCAAGTGCTACTAATATATTGAGTAAAAATAAGATAGATTTAGTATTTTTAGATTTATCATTGCCAGATAGCCACGGTTTAGAAACCTGTAAGGCAATTACCGAAAACCATTATGGAATACCTATTATTGTCTTGACAGGACTCAATGATGTACATGTGGGTTTGGAAGCTATTTCATTAGGAGCAGCCGACTACATTGTGAAAGGAACTCTTGACGAATATGGGATGGAAAGGGCAATTCTCTATGCTTTACAGCGCAACGAAACCCAAAGGCAAATTACCAAAACGATGGATATGCTTAGAGGCTACAATCAAAAACTAGAACAGTTTGCCCATATTATTTCGCACGACCTTATGTCGCCTATTGTATCAATAAAAGCATCTATTCAACTCTATGAATTAGAAAAAAAACACAACGACCTTACCCAAACTGCCGAAGAAGTTATGAAAGAAGTGGGAGAAGGCGTAGATAAGCTACATAACAAGCTCAAATCACTTGTAAAGACACTGGTAGAACAGCAAACATCAGGTTCTAAATTTGATACTATCCTACTCTCTAGCTTTACAGAAAAAGTTATCAGAGATATGAAAGATATTTATAACCAACCTGATATAGATATTGAAGTAGATTTAGATGAAGAACAAAAAATATCCTTTGTCCCAGACCTAATGTATAGCATTATGCAAAACTTGCTTTCCAATGCTATCAAATATCGCTCGCCCAAGCGTTCGCCCAAAATTAAGATTTGGGCAGAACCACAAGAGGAATATTATTGTCTAAACATAGAAGACAATGGCATCGGAATAGATATGGAAGCTAACAAAAACAAATTGTTTGGAATGTTTCAACGCCTACACGAAGAAAATACTGATATAGATGGGCGAGGTATTGGACTCCATTTAGTGAGAAACATTGTGTATAGTAATGGAGGCAAAATAGATGTAACAAGCCAAGTAGATGTTGGAACAAAATTTAGTATTTTCTTACCCCGAGAGCCAAGATTTATTTAA
- a CDS encoding SAM-dependent methyltransferase, translated as MKIYLIPIWLEEGNKKSLSEEIPIIIRQTKYFLVENLRTARRFISALKLGIVIDDLVLFQLDKKTTKAELENYFKQIPQKDENGEPTKVGIMSEAGCPGIADPGALAVEYAHKKNIDVVPLVGASSILLALMASGFNGQNFAFHGYLAIDAGQRKNQIKNLEAESKKLKRSQIFMETPYRNNALLKDILSVLHPNTKICVASNITSENQFIKTQTVAEWKKQLPNLHKIPTIFVLYA; from the coding sequence ATGAAAATATATTTAATTCCAATTTGGTTGGAAGAAGGAAATAAAAAAAGTCTTTCAGAAGAAATTCCAATAATTATTCGGCAGACAAAGTATTTTTTAGTAGAAAATTTGAGAACAGCAAGACGTTTTATTTCTGCCTTAAAATTGGGAATCGTAATTGACGACTTAGTGCTTTTTCAGTTAGACAAAAAAACAACAAAGGCAGAGTTAGAAAACTATTTCAAACAAATTCCTCAAAAAGATGAAAATGGAGAACCTACAAAAGTGGGGATTATGTCGGAAGCAGGTTGCCCTGGAATTGCAGACCCAGGGGCATTGGCAGTGGAATATGCACACAAGAAAAATATAGATGTTGTTCCTTTGGTAGGAGCTTCTTCTATTTTGCTTGCCCTTATGGCTTCTGGTTTCAATGGACAAAATTTTGCTTTCCACGGCTATCTTGCCATTGATGCAGGGCAGAGAAAAAACCAAATCAAAAATTTAGAAGCTGAAAGCAAAAAACTCAAACGCTCACAGATTTTTATGGAAACTCCCTATCGGAACAACGCTCTTTTGAAAGATATTTTAAGCGTATTGCATCCGAACACTAAAATTTGTGTAGCTTCAAATATTACGTCAGAAAATCAATTTATCAAGACCCAAACAGTAGCAGAGTGGAAAAAACAACTTCCCAATCTACATAAAATTCCAACTATTTTTGTATTATACGCT
- the trxA gene encoding thioredoxin — protein sequence MEVKPSFQDIIQSETPVLVDFYADWCGPCQAMTPVIKDFSAEMGEKVKVLKINVDNNPAVASTFNVRGIPTFVVFKNGEVVARQSGMMPLAGLRSMVEPHLVK from the coding sequence ATGGAAGTTAAACCTTCATTCCAAGACATTATTCAATCAGAAACTCCTGTATTAGTAGATTTTTATGCTGACTGGTGTGGTCCGTGCCAAGCGATGACCCCAGTAATTAAAGATTTTTCTGCTGAAATGGGAGAAAAAGTCAAGGTTCTCAAAATAAATGTAGATAACAATCCTGCTGTTGCTTCTACCTTCAATGTGCGTGGTATTCCTACGTTTGTTGTTTTCAAAAATGGTGAAGTAGTAGCTCGCCAATCTGGAATGATGCCTTTAGCTGGGTTGCGTTCTATGGTAGAACCTCATTTGGTAAAATAA
- a CDS encoding homoserine O-acetyltransferase family protein produces MLNYFDSSSEFILENGQSLPSLRLAYHTFGKLNEKKDNVVWVCHALTANSNPLEWWDVLVGENRIIDPKKHFIICVNILGSCYGSTNALSENPTTKEPFYHDFPFFTIRDIVSGIDLVRKELQKKLGFEKIWLCIGGSMGGQQAMEWAIREPNLMENLALIATNACHSAWGIAFNTSQRQAIENDPTWQNNDKNAGLGGMKVARSIALLSYRNYEAYNLTQTDIDQRTQNFSAESYQKYQGEKLAQRFDAFAYYNLSKAMDSHNVGRSRGGIENALSKIKAKTVVVSITNDVLFPSDDQKLLAKYIPNAGYFEIKSPYGHDGFLLEGEKLSNILLENILHQSLKVGFLS; encoded by the coding sequence ATGTTAAATTACTTTGATTCTTCTTCCGAATTTATCCTTGAAAACGGACAGTCTTTGCCTTCTTTGCGCTTGGCATATCATACTTTTGGAAAACTCAATGAGAAAAAGGATAATGTCGTTTGGGTTTGTCATGCTCTCACAGCAAATAGTAATCCGTTGGAATGGTGGGATGTTTTGGTAGGAGAAAATAGAATAATTGACCCCAAAAAACATTTTATTATTTGCGTTAATATTTTAGGGTCATGCTATGGCTCAACAAATGCACTTTCAGAAAATCCTACAACAAAAGAGCCGTTTTATCACGATTTTCCATTTTTTACCATTCGTGATATTGTTAGTGGAATAGATTTGGTTAGAAAAGAGTTGCAGAAAAAGTTAGGTTTTGAAAAAATTTGGCTGTGTATCGGTGGGTCAATGGGAGGACAACAGGCAATGGAATGGGCGATAAGAGAACCTAATCTGATGGAAAATTTGGCTCTGATTGCTACAAATGCTTGCCATTCAGCGTGGGGAATTGCTTTCAATACTTCGCAACGTCAAGCCATAGAAAACGACCCTACTTGGCAAAATAATGATAAAAATGCTGGACTTGGTGGAATGAAAGTAGCTCGCAGCATTGCGCTTTTGTCTTATCGAAATTATGAGGCTTACAATCTCACACAGACCGATATAGACCAACGAACGCAAAACTTTAGTGCAGAATCTTATCAAAAATATCAAGGAGAAAAACTAGCACAGCGTTTTGATGCTTTTGCTTACTACAATCTCTCAAAGGCAATGGATTCTCATAATGTAGGCAGAAGCAGAGGAGGAATTGAAAATGCACTTTCCAAAATCAAGGCAAAAACAGTAGTGGTAAGCATTACGAATGATGTCTTGTTTCCTTCTGACGACCAAAAACTTTTGGCAAAATATATTCCTAATGCAGGTTATTTTGAAATAAAGTCTCCCTACGGACACGATGGTTTTTTATTGGAAGGAGAAAAACTCAGTAATATCTTATTAGAGAATATATTGCACCAATCTTTAAAAGTAGGGTTTTTGAGTTAG
- a CDS encoding response regulator, with the protein MKPIKLLLVEDNLADTVLIQESLLESKLQLDIDVVTDGEKATDYLYQKLENKDEKLPDLIILDLNMPRKDGREVLKEIKGHQELCLIPVLVMTTSENEEDIKFAYRNHANSYISKPVDMNEFTKIITSINNFWLTVVKLPSSQQNQ; encoded by the coding sequence ATGAAACCTATAAAATTGCTTTTAGTAGAAGACAATTTAGCTGATACGGTTCTTATACAAGAGAGCCTGCTAGAAAGCAAGTTGCAGCTAGATATTGATGTTGTTACCGACGGAGAAAAGGCAACGGATTACCTTTATCAAAAGTTAGAAAACAAAGACGAAAAACTACCCGACCTAATCATTTTGGATTTGAATATGCCTCGTAAGGATGGAAGAGAAGTTCTGAAAGAAATCAAAGGACATCAAGAACTTTGTCTAATTCCTGTGCTAGTCATGACCACTTCTGAAAATGAGGAAGATATAAAGTTTGCATACAGAAACCATGCAAACAGCTATATTAGTAAACCTGTAGATATGAACGAGTTTACCAAAATTATTACTTCGATAAATAATTTTTGGCTTACTGTAGTCAAACTACCCAGTTCACAACAAAACCAATAA
- a CDS encoding biliverdin-producing heme oxygenase, with the protein MPILQTVRKETRSQHNLMENLIGSDRLEHFSVKDYELLLGTHFIFHSHLEEEIRVFLAEKSNQEVYQELFKKLSFEEHIKSVSLENELKQILPPAKFDALKAIPNTVRITDYCMLLGRMYVAEGSMLGGKIMYKIFSQNAQLNSVTKFDFFKNYEIKTPRLWNSFKKIVEEECESKEAQKLFLEGVELSYFYFEKSFHKCKNILQ; encoded by the coding sequence ATGCCTATTCTTCAAACTGTTCGTAAGGAAACTCGTTCCCAACACAATCTTATGGAAAACCTTATTGGTTCAGATAGATTGGAACACTTTTCTGTCAAAGATTATGAGCTTTTGTTAGGTACTCATTTTATTTTTCATTCACACTTGGAAGAAGAAATTAGAGTATTTTTGGCAGAAAAAAGTAATCAAGAAGTGTATCAAGAGCTGTTCAAAAAACTTAGCTTTGAAGAACATATAAAATCAGTTTCTTTAGAAAACGAACTAAAGCAGATATTGCCTCCAGCAAAATTTGATGCACTGAAAGCCATTCCAAATACTGTTCGCATTACAGATTATTGTATGCTTTTGGGGCGAATGTATGTGGCAGAAGGTTCTATGTTAGGAGGAAAAATAATGTATAAAATATTTTCTCAGAATGCTCAACTAAATTCAGTTACAAAGTTTGATTTTTTCAAGAACTATGAAATAAAAACGCCTCGTCTTTGGAACTCATTCAAAAAAATTGTAGAAGAAGAGTGTGAAAGTAAAGAGGCTCAGAAGTTGTTTTTAGAAGGAGTAGAATTATCATATTTCTATTTTGAAAAGTCTTTTCATAAGTGCAAAAACATTTTACAATAA
- a CDS encoding outer membrane beta-barrel protein produces INYAEAQLLSAGLLSQGNYSRIRNLENVRRMAYGAGGFLDIQFKDHWHIRPQLFYNQIGGNIGDNRSNTIPLRLHYFENQYSLSYAFEGNYWHYQVSTAVSAAYLWQVKYNRNPTYDLRWATHDFDLGWLLGFGLRYETGGWRWFSAELRHYWGRNSVFLNRFGFPVRNSVFSLRLAYSFLLRMR; encoded by the coding sequence ATAAATTATGCAGAAGCACAACTTCTTTCTGCTGGTTTGCTCTCACAAGGCAACTATTCTAGAATCCGTAATCTTGAAAATGTTCGTCGTATGGCGTATGGTGCAGGAGGATTTTTAGATATACAGTTCAAAGACCACTGGCATATTCGCCCACAACTTTTCTACAATCAGATAGGAGGAAATATAGGAGACAACAGGTCAAATACAATTCCTCTAAGACTACATTATTTTGAAAATCAGTATTCACTTTCCTATGCTTTTGAAGGAAACTACTGGCACTATCAAGTTTCTACAGCTGTTTCTGCTGCCTATCTTTGGCAAGTAAAATACAACCGAAACCCCACTTATGATTTGCGCTGGGCAACTCACGATTTTGACTTAGGTTGGCTATTAGGCTTTGGCTTACGATATGAAACAGGAGGATGGCGATGGTTTTCAGCAGAACTTCGACATTACTGGGGAAGGAATAGTGTTTTTCTAAACAGATTTGGATTTCCAGTCAGAAATTCTGTTTTTTCACTCCGTCTGGCATATAGTTTTCTTTTAAGAATGCGCTAA